A portion of the Myripristis murdjan chromosome 13, fMyrMur1.1, whole genome shotgun sequence genome contains these proteins:
- the LOC115370759 gene encoding lysosomal amino acid transporter 1 homolog: MATARFPGKSADVAAANLSSPGLGRPPCINGTPWILYLLEECVDNGWEYCSVVIGLISMFCFLLSTLPQVYEAYRNGKVEEAMSFGFLFFLFSGDLTSFAGCYLTSQLPIQVVTVVFYIFTDLILISQFLYYKIKNSSSRKSPVLKWLCFLWCGSATLVLMVLPKLITDSGTTIDTQRPATSNTVEITGYVCGYLASIFYLSSRFPQLYKNFQRQSTEGTSYLLFALAMMGNGTYGLSVIVVLPALTGSKQTFIIKHLAWLIGSLGVLILDFFVTAQFIMYRKNNSAKSRPLVKVPEVEPLLCEEEELSVL; encoded by the exons ATGGCCACCGCCCGCTTCCCCGGGAAGAGTGCGGACGTGGCCGCTGCCAACTTGAGCTCTCCAGGCCTGGGTAGACCACCCTGTATCAATGGGACGCCGTGGATCCTCTACCTGCTGGAGGAGTGTGTGGACAACGGGTGGGAGTACTGCAGTGTGGTGATAGGACTCATATCCATgttctgcttcctgctgtccACTTTACC tCAAGTCTATGAGGCGTATCGTAATGGTAAAGTGGAGGAGGCCATGTCGTTTGGCttcctgttcttcctcttcaGTGGAGACCTGACCAGCTTCGCAGGCTGCTACCTCACCAGCCAGCTGCCTATTCAG GTTGTCACAGTGGTGTTCTACATCTTCACAGACTTGATCCTCATCTCCCAGTTCCTCTACTATAAAATCAAGAATAGCTCCAGCAGAA AGAGCCCTGTGTTAAAGTGGCTGTGCTTCTTGTGGTGTGGCTCTGCTACATTAGTCCTCATGGTTCTGCCCAAACTCATCACAGACAGCGGCACAACCATAGACACACAG AGGCCTGCGACCTCTAACACAGTGGAGATTACAGGCTACGTGTGTGGATACCTGGCCTCCATCTTCTACCTCTCCTCCCGCTTCCCCCAGCTCTATAAAAAC TTCCAGCGCCAATCTACTGAGGGCACCTCCTaccttttgtttgctttggccATGATGGGAAACGGGACGTATGGGCTGAGTGTCATAGTGGTCCTCCCGGCCCTGACTGGCTCCAAACAGACCTTCATCATCAAACATCTGGCTTGGCTCATCGGCAGCCTCGGAGTCCTCATACTTGACTTCTTT GTGACTGCTCAGTTCATCATGTACAGGAAGAACAACTCTGCTAAGAGCAGGCCGCTAGTCAAAGTCCCAGAGGTGGAGCCCCTGCTCTGCGAGGAAGAGGAACTGTCGGTGTTGTag